The DNA sequence TGATaacgaaaataaaaatcaaataaacgcGGAAGTAAAAGTATAGTCCTCAAATCAGGATTTCCGAGCTTCTGGATTATGTTTGACCTTTAAAAAACCCTAATGAATTATGAATCTTCAGAGCAAGTATAATGATAATATgggtttcttttccttttgctaTATGCGTGTATGATAGGTAAGGTATCCATTATTCCTTGAAATACGATTTGCAGCCTATTGTATTATGTTcgaccaaaagaaaaagaaaaaacttaatgGGTTATGAATCTTCAGGGAAAGTTTATGACAACAtgggtttcttttcttttcctatatGCGTGTATAACATGAAAGGTAtctaatatttttcaaacaagaactctcttataaaattttaggaAAGAAGAAGAGTTAATTATATTATGGTACCAAAGAAATTAGACTTTtgcataaatttaaaacatccTAATTAgacttttaagttttaattttttttattttggttccaTTGGATTTTTAACAAACAAACTGTGATTAGCAATTTAAGGGTATTAAAAggtaatttgttttgaaaatagagatttaaattgtaacaaattaaaattgcaGTGTTTGAATTGCAAAATATATTGAAACCATTTTAATAAGatcaaaattcaataaattgaaatttaaaggcCAAGATAAGaacgttttaaatttaaaaatagaaaatgaaacttGTCCAAACTACATGGTATTAAAGTATAATTaatccaaagaaaaataatgttaatataatctcaaataaaaaaaaaattattatataaattattggtGAAGGTTTGGTATTTTGCTAGGATGTTGGTTTCAATGTTATTGAATTAGTCTCCGATTGTCTTGAGGCTATTCAGACAGTTAATGGTAGGGAAATTCATTTAGGAGTTTGTCATTTTTTAGTTGCTGAAATTAAAAGTTTGATACGTAAGTCAGTTGTTCCCACTAGGGAGACTAACCATGTTGCAAATGGGATTAGCTTCTTTCGCTTTAAGTTAATGGTTTTGAGTCATGGTTTCTACTTGGTCCTTTGTGGTTAAATCGTTTGCTTTAGAACGTTCTATGTTCTATCATCCTGAGTAAtaaaggttttttattttttattttttatttttttctctgagTCAAAAAAAGTTTGgttttttcaccaaaaataacaacaacaacaataataataattttttaaaaaaataaataaataagagataTGACATCGtcgattaaataattttatttttaattatagtggGAATTCATCTTTGTTAAATGTCTTAAGATGGTTTTCaatattgtattttctttttcctttttaagtttttaattatGTTAAAAGCCTAACTATTATTAgaatataaaactaattttacGCAACTAAAATAGTTGaacaaaaaatcataaactaaataccaaaagtataaatttaaaaaacgcattaattaattgaataaaaaaaatttgtgacaATTTCATGGTTTCATTAAAAGCAAAGGGTAATTAGTATTAAAAGAATGAATATAGATTTTGAATGACGTAGATATATATCAtctagaaagaagaaaaaaaaaagttaaaaacttttttttcttttacaagtAAAATATTAGTAGAAAAGCAGAGTAAAACAATGTTAATATGATTCTAGGCTAATAAGCATCTTGTTGACATGTGATAACCAATGCTGGTAGGCTGGTAATGgtatttatcatttaattataGCACACTGTCATATgaaacaataattattttttcttacagGAAAATAAgacaattatttattaatttcccAGTTGAATATTAAAGCCTTCTGTTTAAATAATATTGCAAATACGTAAAATTCCATTATTAAAAAACAGAGGATGTCAGCGCTAAATACAGagcaaactaaaatttaaaactcaCATCAGCCAAAAGGCCGAAAACAAAAGCCTAATAAAttagatgaaaaaaaagaactaaaattcGTTgtccaaaaattcaaaaagataaTCTATAAATTTCCCTCATATAGATTGTGGTGTGTTTTTTAAGAAAGCAAACGGTTAGAAAAAGATGGGGTTGAAAACGATGTCGCTTCCGTCTTTTGGGTTCTTGGGTTTGAAAagagcaattttattttattttattatcgtTGTTATGTGTTTTTTAATTGACATTTTTAAGATATCCAAGACTCGAACAAATGAAGAAAAGACAAAACATcatatattgtaaaataaacATGTGCAAGTCAATTAAAAACTGCTGTTATATATGCCAAAAAATGTACTTTCTGTAATCCAATTTTGATTATTTCAATATTCAAAATCAGTGAATGTTATTTTCAAACCTATAATTAATGCATTTTTCAACACCCAAAAATGAATACTGTTTTATTTACACATCATCGCAGCATCTGCAATGTAAAATTTTTCCAAGACTCTAAGACCCAGCATCCATTTAttatctcaacttgttttccaCCGAAATGCCGGGTCGCAAACAACAATTTTGTGCACACGTGAACTTCAGCAGCTGAGAGAGACCTCTATATCTCTACACTTCCATTTTCCTTCATATTTCAATATTCATTTGTTGCTTCTTGCAATAAACTTCCACGgacagaaaatatatatatatatatatatgtatgtatgtgtgggCTAGACTAAAAACTGTCAGTTTAatatgagggaaaaaaaaaaatatatatatatatatatatctagactAGAAACAATCACTTATTaaggttgaaatttaaaattaaatttatttcatttccataaataaaattttaatatatttataaatttatatttgaattttaaataataatcttGATGTGATCCAATGGTCATTAAAAATAGATCTAAgatttattaattgataaaatttatttttcataaataaaattttagcatgctattaaattcatatttgaattttaaatattaatcttGATGTGATCCAATGATCATTAAAAGcaaatcttaatttaataaaataaaataaaccgtAATTGAAACtgagtatatataaatattatcaaatttagGTCCATCAGATGCACCCATGAATAAggcattaaaaaattattaaaataagtgtgtggatgtgtgtgtgtgtgtgtgtgtgtgtgtgtgtgagagagagagagagagagagagagagagaaactatCAAGGTCaggaaataaaatgatttaaagaATTGAACATGGTAAACTAGCAATTGCCCCACAAACAATTATTGCTATATCATCTTATATGATTGCCACCATAATGGCATGATAAATACTGCAAGTAGTAATTTACAATCAAGTACCTGGGAATTCGTTTTAAATATTACTCTAGACTACTACTATACAGCTTATTTGTGATCAGCTGGCCGTGTAACATATTGGCATCCTGTACAGTGGTGGAGGTAATGTTTAAGCTCTTCAGTTGGAGGTCGAACTGTCCACGTCGGATAGTATTCACTAGGATGAAACATGCTATGTTCACCACCATGCTCTTGCATTAAACCCGCTTGAGTTCCAGTCATAAACAAGTCACCATGAGACCTTATGCAGCCAGTCCTTGCCACTTCCTTGTCAGCTGCCTATAAAACCATCATAAGAAACAATAATGCATTCTCGTTGTTCTATAAGAAGTCAATGGTCACACGAAAATATTGTAGTGATGTAACGTTAATCTAATAGCATTAACAAAAGCATATTTCACATTACGAGTCAAATGACAATCTACTCTCTATTTGTTTTCAACTGCCATCCATTTGAAGCTCTTTCTGGCATCTAagttttcagcaaaaaaaacaaGTTGTTTCTTTTCCCCAAAGTACAATCCCATAAACAATATTTCTACAGGTTCAGCATCCTCGCAAACAGCAAAAGTATTCTCTAATCAATGCCAGGAAGATTCAAATGACCACTTCACCTAATGCCAAATTATCAACATTGTTCACACTATAACTTAAATTCAGAGCAAATGATTTACCATGCTCACATCTCTAGATTCCATTTCATAAAACCTGTACTATGGGCTACTAAAGGAATGTATGTTTTTGAAGAGAcatcaagaatcaaatcgaGATTTACTTTTAGGTTGTCTTTTCTAACaaatttgttcatttatttatttatttatttatttttttgaaagggaGGCCATTGCAATTAACAATCTATCACTTATGCATTATGTATTTATCTCTCTCAGGGTAGTGCCAGTTAGACATTAGTTCACTGACTAAATGGAAGAGCAATGAGCTTTTGGATGAAACAGCAGACAAGATATCAATCACATTTCAAACTGATAAAAAAGTAAGGATGATTTTAGCGAGATGCTAAAATTAACGATGAATTGAAGTTGATCTCCATTTTGTTTAAGCAATCTGGAAACATTTAGTACTATATACCAATTTTCTTATAATAGAACCAATGTTAGATCTATGGATAGGCAGAAACGCCAGGAAAGAATAGAATGGAATGCTACAAGCAGCCCCAGATATGTGGTTTCACACAACAATCCTTTAGCTTCTGTTACGAAACATGCACAATTTCTTTACcagaaaatagagaaagaaaactGACATACCTTCTCTGTAAGGTACTTGAAGGCCAGTTTCTTTTGTCCAGCTTCATATATATTGCATTCCGAGTATATCTGACATGAAAATACATATAACAAAATTTGTAATAAGATGAAATCCCTGAAACCTTcacaaacaatatataaatccaaatGTAAAATCATTAGCACCTGAGATTCTACACTGGCACAGACAGCATATATGCCCCAGTTTCTGGTGTAATTATTGTATAGGTGCACTTTCCCAAATCTAACACGAGGATGCCGCTGTCGTGTCCCATCAAAGAAGCAATGGTGAATGGTTACCCGGATGCATCTGTCACCAATATGAGAGGGGTCTGCCCCAATGAGCATCGTCTTGTCATGCCGTGAAAAGTGACACCTGCAGACAAGTTTTGAGAAAACAATTTGGAGTTAAGTGAAAACAAGGGGAAAACCTAATTGGGGTTTTAGCTTACCTTGAGATTGTAATATCTGTGCTTTCTCGAGTGATATCTATAAGTCCATCATCATAATCACGAAGGCTGCATCTGTCAATCCAAATGTGCTTCGAATTGGGTTTTATTTGAATGCCATCAACATCAGGACCTCTCCCAccttcaa is a window from the Ziziphus jujuba cultivar Dongzao chromosome 11, ASM3175591v1 genome containing:
- the LOC107432795 gene encoding probable pectate lyase 4, which codes for MGNAHGHHRKFHNGPNKQGGSGIIYDGGQFDRPVQASSSIKKTNMESPFPYAHVDSSLRGLAGQAEGFGRCAIGGLHGSLYHVTTLADDGPGSLREGCRKKEPLWIVFEVSGVIALSSTLSVSSYKTIDGRGQKIKFTGKGLRLKECEHVIICNLEFEGGRGPDVDGIQIKPNSKHIWIDRCSLRDYDDGLIDITRESTDITISRCHFSRHDKTMLIGADPSHIGDRCIRVTIHHCFFDGTRQRHPRVRFGKVHLYNNYTRNWGIYAVCASVESQIYSECNIYEAGQKKLAFKYLTEKAADKEVARTGCIRSHGDLFMTGTQAGLMQEHGGEHSMFHPSEYYPTWTVRPPTEELKHYLHHCTGCQYVTRPADHK